The Lactuca sativa cultivar Salinas chromosome 2, Lsat_Salinas_v11, whole genome shotgun sequence genome includes the window TTTGCTTTGCAAATTCGTATTTTGTATTTATTCTTGTTGACACGAATTTCAAATTCATGTTTCATGTCTTAAACAAGCAGACACGAATTTACCCATATAAGACAAATAATTTTGGTGTGACATATAGACACTAAGACACACATATAAGACACAAATAATTTAGTTAAGTATAGCATGCTAGTTTTTGATTTTAGCATGTGCTTAGCCTATTAATGTGATTCAAAAGCCTAAATGCAGCCAAGAGAGAAAATTACATGCAGACAAAGATCAACTCATTCAAAGCTCATATgaacaagttatggatgttcaaagTTGGGCAAAAAATTGGACTTGGCCCTTCAACTTCCGGTTCCAAGACCAGAAAAGCTGAAAACCGCAGGAACCGAAACCGATTTTTAGGAGTTTGGTGGACCAAGAACCAAACCGAATTGCAAGTTCAGTTCAGTTCCAACAGTTATTTTGCTAAATCCCTATTAATAATATACCAGCTATAATGATGTCCAACAAATAATTGAAACTCTAGATAATGTGATTTCAAATCGTTTATGTATGGAGTATTGACTACCATATAATGCAAAGCAAACTACCACAACACAAAGGAATGCAAATGGTAACAACTCATCAAGAGAACATTTTGGttcatataaattataaattataaatgtgTTAGCTTTTTACTGAGTAAAATCTTTGACAGCAAGAGGTTCATACCATTGAGGACCAAAACCAGCAGCTTTTCTTGCTGCCTCATTGAAAGGAGGCTTCAATGGCCCTCTGAAATATTGCCTCACAATCTCATGGAACTTGTGAATCACTTCATTACTTTCTTCATCACCACATGAAGATGATCGTGAACATAGATACTTGAACCACTTGACTCCAGCAGCACAATGAGTGATTTCTTCAGGGTAAATCACCTTCTCAAGCAAATCAGCAGTCTGATTATCACCTCCATTACGGAATCGGGAGATGGTTGTAGGCAGCACATCCAGTCCTCTTGCCTGTCATTCATGATGAAAAACTGTGTAAACAACAAGATAATAATGGAGGAAAGATAATCATAATGTAAGATCAGGGGCACCTCATGAACACAATGCTCAACTGCAAGACGTGCAAATAGGTCTTTTGATGTAGCAACAGCTGAGTCCCACAAACCATCATGAGCAGGAAGTGCTCCATAGAAAGACCCCAATTCCTCAAGCCGGGCAGCAAGAAGACTGAAATGACGACCTTCATCTTGTGCAACTCTTACAAAATCATTGAAGAACTCTCTTGGCATTGACTCTTGTTTACCAAAACGTGCAATTATATCCTGTTTCAAATTTAGACGGATCTTAGCTCTTAGGATTAACAAAATAAAGAAAGACCAATGTGCAATTGTATCCTGTTTGAATCGGCAGCAACCATCAATTACAAAAGCACATAGCAATCCAGGAATTTGGGTATAAAGAACTGTCTATAAGCAATCGAAGCAAAAAAAGGAATACCCAGGACAAATCAATGGCCCAACTTTCAGTGTGAACAAGGCTGTGCACGATGGCCTGTCTGCTCTGTAAGCTTCCGGCTTTCCCAAGCTTCGGCATAAGACTAGGCGACACTAGCTTCACCTGCATAATAAACCATCCACAGGAATTACGTCTGCTCTAAATCAGTGAGGCATATTATCAAACACTTGGCGTGCTTCCATGATAACTCAAAATCTGCAAAACAGAATTGATGAATGATTCTGACTGTGTGAGAGGCTAACATTGGAGAGTCTGGCAGGGCGGTCTGGGACGATGATATCAGGCTGAGAAGGGTGGTAAGGATTTGCAATAACACCTTGGAGCCAATTGTTTGCTATTTCATCTCCAAGTTTCGCTTTCTCAACTGGGTCTGCTGTATTCAGAACACGCAGCGCAGCTTCCACAAGGGTTTCTCCATCGTTCATCTCTCTACCTTGCAGCTGCAGTTCTTAGGAGTGTTTACCGTCTTGCTTAGTGAGATTTGCTTTGGGTTCCACTTTGAACAACAGGTTCTATTTAGTATTTAGGGCTTCGTTGATCACAGTCAAAATGTAAGGTTGAATTTGTTCGTCAGTCAAACGAACCAGGCTTGTTAATATCGGTCATTTTATTTTGCAAGGTTGTGATCGTATAAATCGGAAAAACAATTCAAGTTAatctaaaacataaaaaatacattATCTAATTTAAAATGGGTATTCTATATAGTTAgtctaaaaaaattaatatatatatatatatatatatatatatatatatatatatatatatatatatatatatatatatatatatactagcaggATACCCGCGCACAGCGGCGGACAACAATTAGTTTTCTTTCATTGATTATTTTCTTTTCGAAAACATGTCATATTCAGaaaatataaacacataataaaaTGAAGCGAATGTGGAGATTTTAACGATGaatggtattttttttttaaatatttggaTTGTAGAGGTATATGTTGGGGTAGATGAGTTGGTTGAAATCTTTTAGTTTTTACTATTGAGATGAATTTATTTATGTTAAGATGCTATCATTATCttataagaaaaatatttttattgtaTAAACGGAAAGCAAATTAGAACGACCGAATAAATTTGTAAGAACCCCACTTTTTTATATAACTTAATAAAAAATTGTTAGGTCGCATAAATACATAACTAAAGCCTAAATTTTATTGTTATGTAACTTCTTTTTCATCTTAAACAAAATGGTCACTAATTTTTTTCGCATATTGAGCTTCCTTAATTATAAAGTTGTAAAATTAtcgttaattttaaaaattataaaaatgcctTTGATTTTGTTAACTATATAAAAACATCATATTGtctaaaaataaatgaataatattttaaaaactcTAAAGAATAGGAAAAGCAAAAAAAATGGTTGGGTAACAAAGTTAAACTACCATCCATATTTACGCAATTCTACACAATTCTAGTGAATCGTACGTACCTTTTTCGGTTGTGTAAAAAGCATGGGTTGAATTTCTAAAAATCATGGGTTAAATACAAGAATTGTCAACTTTCATTTGATGTCATCATTTGCCAATAGTTTTTCGATTTTGTGTTATGCTAGGTTAGAAGTATCCTACCCCAACACTAAcatgaaaacaaaaaaataaaataaaaataaaaataaaaataaaaataaaaatccatTCAATTTTCTTGTTTGCTTACTTTTAAATGAAGCATATATGATTTCAAAATCATGGGTTAAATACAAGAAATGTCAACTTCCATTTGATGACTTAATTATATGTAAATGCTATGACCATATACATATTGTCTTAAAATTAATGGGAGTGAGAAAATTAATTTAACTATGTTCAGATGCCTAGACATAGTTAAATATGCTAAACATTAGGTTGACATAAACCAGTTAAGATCTCTTGAGCCCTGTTTGCCACAATTGAGATATTATGATCAACCAAATATATGCTAAGATTCTAATATAAAAGGCTCATTAAGTAATTTTTTAAATTGTTCCGTTTTGTCACATAGGATCGACAtcataaacttaatatttttcaaaaaaaattaacaaaaatcaaCTGATTTTGCAGTGAAAGTGAATGATCATGCTAACTCTACCCATCTTTACTTGACCACACATATCTTGATGAAAAATGCAACACCAATCAATTGAAGGGCTACCATTGCATCTGAGGATTGTTCAATGTTGTTTCCTAGCTTTAAAAGTCACCTGCACTTTTTTTGTAGCTCGTTGATATAGTCTCTAAATCTCATTTATTTGTGTAATTTGTGGTTATGGTCATCCAATGACCTTCCTTAAGTTGAAAGGATTTCTTGTCTTTTTTAAATCAACTTTAAATATCAGACCTTGAAGCCGAAAAACAATGCATTAGTTCCTCAACTAAAAGTAAAATATGTTGACTTTTGAAGCAAATAGGATACTGATAACCACATAAAATAGTTTAGTCATTTAAATGCAAAAAGAGGCACAAAAAGCTTATTGTACAGTTTagagaaaataaagaaaatggtaAATAAACATTTTGAAGTTCATTCTAAAAGACTCGTTGGATCCTTTCCCTAAAAAACATTTCAACCTATGATAATGCTTTCAACAGTAAGTTACAAACATTAAATATTAGTTCCTATTGGGCAAATTGTGAGAAATAAAAACATGATTTATTCTTTTTACCAATATAAACAATCTATTTTACTCTTTACTCATAATAACAAGAAGATCTTTATATTCATTTACCGATAATGGAAACGTACTTACACTTCAAGAAGCATGTCGGTCATTCAAAATATCATCTCTAACAAGCTtatgttgaaaatcaacataTACAGATCACTGATAGTCATTGCTTGCTCATTTTCACAAAATTCCACATCCTACCACAACAGTTGCAGagtgaaaaaaattgagattcaAAATGTATGACCTTGAACCATTCTTGAAGGGTAAAACAAATTACATCAATCTTCGAATCATGTTTATTTgtctattttaatttttttgaaatgaaaacaaacaaaaactacATAAAAATAAACGAATTTTAAGAGTAACAACATAAATGATGATATACAGAACCACTATTTTTTAAGatgacattttttttatataaggcTTTTGACCTTTCAGCCCACAAATGATGTCCATACTAAAGCAAGATCATGGGGTTACCCTACTTCCTAAAATGTCATGCGTCAATCCTTTTTCTTTTCTAAAATACCTAGCATATGTAACCATAGGCTTCAATAAACATGCCATTTTTCTTATGCCTAGAACATTAACTGAACTTAAATCTAATATTAAAATGGATTAAAAAGATAcctttatcaaaattacaaatagAATACACACCTTTAATTACAATGGAGATTCCACAAAAAAAATggataaaaaagaaaatttaatcaaaattacaaataaatTACACACCtttctttttatttatatatgacaCAATCAGTTCACTGCAAAGATGGGGATTTCCAATTAGAAGCTGAGAGCAATATGGATAATAACAATAAAGCATACAATTTCATTTCATTATGCTCGAATTTAGATTTAACAATTACTTGCACATTACTAAAACCAAAATTAACATTTGTCAAATTACAATTATGCCCTTGACTCTCAAAAACATCATATGCcccaaatttgaaatttgaaaagatttttgaaaaaaatatatcaaacgtAAAATTACTTTTTGTTTGTCTCTGATTGAGGTGGGCCAAAAATATGTTGGTGTATAGATCTACAAAATCGACATATACACCCAAATAAGTATAAGATTTAAAACATACAATGAACACAAAGTTAGCAAATTGTTATAAAGCTTGTAGAGGTAAACATCGACCATAAGCATCAAATTGAACCGCAACAAAATAAAACAATAAGCCATAAATCCCATAAAAACCGACCTGAGAAGAGCAATAGATAGGGAAAAGCGACTGCACAGAGAAATGTTAAGGAGACGTACAAAGATTTATGGAAAAGGAAttcaaaatcattttgaaaactgAATCGTATGCGGTACTGAACCAAGATTTAGGTTTTCAAATTGTTTCGAAAACTGAATCGATATAATTTGGTTCTATCCCATATACGATCAATGATAAGAGACATACCTGTCTACGATCCTAAAGCAGAAAATAGTTGAATTTATCTTTCTCCTTCTTGTTAGTCTTTGATTTTCGAAGTTCGATGTTGATTGGAGACTACTTTACAGTTTCTTATCGGGGGGAGGAAGTGATGGAAATAACGAAGATGGAAaacggtggtggttagggtttagAGAGATTGAGAAGAAACAGTGATGAATTTGGAGAGAGGTTTATCTATAAGAGGAGAAAAAATCCCAAAAAACCAAAATAATCCTTTATAGGTGAAGAATTTTAGAAACCATACataaaacaaaaaccaattaGAACAACATAACCAAAATTATTGTACAAAAACAAAATTAGAGGTTGTATCGATTATTGAAAATGAGAAAAATTATCAGGAACCAAGTTTGGATTTGACAGAACCCATAACTCTCCATTCTCGTTTTAAACATTTTGGAGCTTTTCTTGAATGGCGAGAAAGGAATGCAGCGAACAGTAGATGGTTCGATAGAGGTGGTGACGATGGATGGTTAAAACGATGATGATGGATAACTGTAAGGGTTACCAAGTGGTGGTTAGCAGTTTAACCGCTAGGAGTGGTGGTTGTTGGTGGCGACAATGAGCATGAGTGATGGTTGGTGATGACGACAATGAGCAGAATTGGGGCTAGGGTTTTTAGAAGGGATATAAAAACCCTAGATCAAGAAAGCCTATGAATAGCGAAGATGATGAAGTAAAAACGCATATCTTGAATTTATCAGAGATGAAGACGAAAGGGATGAGTGAGAATCGGAGTTTTCAAATTTGGGATTCATTTCCAAAGATAAAGGCGGAAGACCAggtaaaataaaatagagatagTAAAGAAAAATATCCCCGTCAAAAAATGAAATAACATCTTTAATGACTGgattggatacttgtacttatgTATTGTTTATTTGTACAGTTTAATCTAAATAGAATTgagtttaaaatttaatattattttattgatggcTACTTGTACCATTAGCTTAAtaatttgaacgtcttaaaaaatattattattatattgcatctatttatagaaatagtaagatttcttttataagatagtaaagaagtaaagatatatatacacGATTATACGATCATACGATTCAATCGTGCGATCCTACCGAAAAATAATCCAAATAAGATCGAGATCGAATTACCTAGGTGAGATCGTAAGAGTGCGCAATCCTATAATTAGAATCACAATTTTAACAATCATGAAATGAACTAATGAGGTTAAACTTCAACTTGATTTTCTTATAATTGCATACTTAGTTTTAGACATATTCTTaagattttaataaaataatggtttatatatatatatatatatatatatatatatatatatatatatatatatatatatatatatatatatatatatatatatatatatatatatatatatatataggtaacaACCTATTTAAAACATTGTGAAATTAAAGATAATTTTATTACTTGTTAACaccaaaatattatatttaccc containing:
- the LOC111921755 gene encoding uncharacterized protein LOC111921755, with amino-acid sequence MNDGETLVEAALRVLNTADPVEKAKLGDEIANNWLQGVIANPYHPSQPDIIVPDRPARLSNVKLVSPSLMPKLGKAGSLQSRQAIVHSLVHTESWAIDLSWDIIARFGKQESMPREFFNDFVRVAQDEGRHFSLLAARLEELGSFYGALPAHDGLWDSAVATSKDLFARLAVEHCVHEARGLDVLPTTISRFRNGGDNQTADLLEKVIYPEEITHCAAGVKWFKYLCSRSSSCGDEESNEVIHKFHEIVRQYFRGPLKPPFNEAARKAAGFGPQWYEPLAVKDFTQ